From the genome of Parazoarcus communis, one region includes:
- a CDS encoding EAL domain-containing protein: MGETSSSTPLAAKAAADTPSARKALRPLVLLVDDESSNLQLLIEALRSDYEVAVANSGKAALQFLRAGEKPAIILLDIMMPEMDGYEVCHRLKSNPDTRSIPVIFITALTDVASEEHGFELGAVDYIHKPLKVALVRARVRTHMTIRGMLDQLFNTNAELNEKITGLDRTNRALDQTASELQFARSRQELFARIFASTAEGIIVANAEGQVEAVNRAFIRITGYSSEEAVNQNHYFLKSGLHAADFYREISRRLHDSGHWSGEMLNRRKNGEIYPELRTISAVYDDEGRVSHFVSVFSDVSGIKQTQERIDFLTWHDSLTQLPNRMLYLDRLDVALRSCRSSTTHTAAMVLDIDGFKAINDAQGLQTGDSVLCEVGRRIAIVLRSDDTVARLAADEFAILLFPRQQSLADVTGHALLIAEAIRSALAHALECGGQTFLLTCSIGIRVFPANTDETPLQVLQSADTARHRAMLDGGNRVVFFEESMARQARQHFELAQALQAAIEQNQLRLYLQPQVNGSGVVVGAESLVRWEHPQRGLILPAEFIPVAEESRLIVALDRWMLRRTCELIAEMQRNACPLRISVNISPRHFIEAGFVDDIQRLLESSAINPSLLMLEVTESLMIRNMDDVVAKMKTISAMGVCFSIDDFGTGYSSLAYLKRLPIHELKIDQSFIRDAPADANDALLVAMIQSIATILNIETVAEGVETREHSEFLTRFPGLIQQGYLHGRPQPGTAWVKKRLEQSRTSSHAGH, from the coding sequence ATGGGCGAAACCTCGTCGAGCACCCCCCTCGCAGCGAAGGCCGCTGCTGATACACCGAGCGCGCGCAAAGCCTTGCGCCCGCTCGTACTGCTCGTCGATGACGAAAGCAGCAACCTGCAGCTTCTCATCGAAGCCTTGCGCTCCGACTACGAGGTTGCCGTTGCCAACAGCGGGAAGGCTGCGCTGCAGTTCCTCAGGGCGGGCGAGAAGCCCGCCATCATTCTGCTCGATATCATGATGCCGGAGATGGATGGCTACGAAGTCTGCCACCGCCTCAAGAGCAACCCGGACACCCGCAGCATCCCGGTCATCTTCATTACTGCGCTGACCGACGTCGCCTCCGAAGAGCACGGCTTCGAACTCGGTGCCGTTGACTACATCCACAAGCCGCTGAAAGTCGCGCTGGTGCGCGCCCGGGTTCGCACCCACATGACCATTCGGGGCATGCTGGATCAGTTGTTCAACACCAATGCCGAACTGAACGAAAAAATCACGGGTCTGGATCGCACCAACCGCGCGCTGGACCAGACTGCATCCGAACTGCAGTTCGCGCGCAGCCGTCAGGAGCTGTTCGCCCGCATCTTTGCGAGCACGGCCGAGGGCATCATCGTGGCGAACGCCGAGGGCCAGGTCGAGGCAGTCAATCGCGCATTCATCCGCATCACGGGCTACTCATCCGAAGAGGCCGTAAACCAGAACCATTATTTCCTGAAATCCGGCCTTCACGCCGCCGATTTCTATCGCGAGATCTCGAGGCGCCTGCACGACAGCGGTCACTGGAGCGGTGAGATGCTCAATCGCCGCAAGAACGGCGAGATCTACCCCGAGCTGCGCACCATCAGCGCTGTCTACGATGACGAAGGGCGCGTCTCGCACTTCGTGTCGGTGTTCAGCGATGTTTCCGGCATCAAGCAGACACAGGAGCGGATCGACTTCCTCACCTGGCACGACTCGCTTACGCAACTGCCGAACCGCATGCTGTACCTTGATCGTCTCGACGTCGCGCTCCGGTCGTGCCGCAGCAGCACGACACATACGGCAGCAATGGTGCTCGATATCGACGGGTTCAAGGCAATCAATGATGCGCAGGGGCTGCAGACCGGCGACAGCGTCTTGTGCGAGGTCGGCAGACGCATCGCCATCGTGCTGCGTTCCGACGATACCGTTGCGCGCCTGGCGGCAGACGAGTTTGCCATTCTGCTTTTCCCGCGACAGCAGTCACTGGCCGATGTCACCGGCCACGCGCTGCTGATCGCGGAAGCGATTCGCAGCGCGCTCGCGCACGCACTGGAATGCGGGGGCCAGACCTTCCTTCTCACCTGCAGCATCGGCATCCGTGTCTTTCCGGCCAATACGGACGAGACCCCGCTTCAGGTGCTGCAAAGCGCGGATACCGCCCGCCACAGGGCCATGCTCGACGGCGGAAACAGGGTCGTGTTCTTTGAAGAGTCCATGGCCCGGCAGGCACGACAGCACTTCGAACTTGCTCAGGCCTTGCAGGCAGCCATCGAACAGAATCAGCTCCGCCTCTATCTGCAGCCCCAGGTCAATGGCAGCGGTGTCGTGGTTGGCGCCGAGTCGCTGGTACGCTGGGAACACCCTCAGCGCGGCCTGATCCTCCCGGCCGAATTCATTCCGGTCGCGGAAGAATCGCGTCTCATCGTCGCACTCGATCGCTGGATGCTTCGCCGCACCTGCGAGCTCATCGCCGAGATGCAACGCAATGCATGCCCCCTGCGCATTTCGGTCAATATCAGCCCACGCCACTTCATCGAGGCCGGCTTCGTGGACGATATCCAGCGTCTTCTCGAGAGCAGCGCCATCAACCCAAGCCTGCTGATGCTGGAAGTGACCGAGAGCCTGATGATCCGCAACATGGACGACGTCGTGGCAAAGATGAAGACCATCAGCGCCATGGGGGTGTGCTTTTCGATCGATGACTTCGGCACCGGATACTCAAGTCTGGCCTATCTCAAGCGTCTTCCGATTCACGAGCTCAAGATCGACCAGAGCTTCATCAGGGACGCTCCCGCTGACGCCAACGATGCGCTGCTTGTCGCAATGATCCAGTCGATCGCCACCATTCTGAATATCGAGACCGTGGCCGAAGGCGTGGAAACGAGGGAGCACAGCGAGTTCCTCACTCGCTTTCCCGGACTGATCCAGCAAGGCTACCTGCACGGACG